In Epilithonimonas zeae, a single window of DNA contains:
- a CDS encoding T9SS type A sorting domain-containing protein, whose amino-acid sequence MEWNNLYKHIIYKFAKKSMGKNIQIWIALLLVVGLKGQTTTWNGTAWSAGVPNANVDAIINGNYNVSANIAAKNFTINFGHTFTIAEGFRLLISGDFVNNGTIVVNNDAILTQLSDTSTYSGSGNAIVKRESNLRKNDYTFWSSPVSGQNLYNFSVGTPTNYFFRYNEPDDRFVTLGLNTTSVFEPGVGYAIKGKNTYSTTTPVNEIFTFNGIPNNGNISVTLRRSTGLDKGYNLVGNPYPSNIAFKVVYNNAGNKNSIFNKQWFWTNLNEIISQQGSNYSGNNYATFVSGVGGVGPTYISGSIEEITLRPLSYTKSSQGFLVQARRNNAILTFTNSMRVSTTTGSIFYNKSEDDEPEEEILNRYWLKFINPDNIANNILIAHIPEATNDFDEDYDSSLFTLGSDSFYSVIGTNKLQIQARALPIQDSDVIILGYKNSKQGTCVIALNDKEGVFKDSSKAIYLKDKLTGTVTNLQQGYYTFTSDVVTVENETRFEILYANDVLAAGNVTKEDLLVYKQNDALMVKNNFNIFKAELYDASGKLITSLSGNNTKEIKLSTVGFVKGVYMLKITSEKGITTKKVIL is encoded by the coding sequence ATGGAATGGAATAATTTATATAAACATATTATTTATAAATTTGCAAAAAAAAGTATGGGGAAAAATATACAAATATGGATAGCCTTGTTGCTGGTCGTTGGACTTAAGGGGCAAACAACGACTTGGAATGGGACAGCGTGGTCTGCTGGTGTTCCTAATGCGAATGTAGATGCGATAATAAATGGTAATTATAATGTCAGTGCAAATATAGCTGCGAAAAATTTTACAATTAATTTTGGACATACTTTTACAATTGCAGAGGGATTTCGCCTCTTGATTTCTGGTGATTTTGTAAATAATGGAACAATTGTTGTCAATAATGATGCAATACTGACACAACTTTCTGATACTTCGACATACTCTGGATCAGGGAATGCAATAGTTAAAAGAGAATCCAATTTAAGAAAAAATGATTATACTTTTTGGAGCTCACCAGTAAGTGGACAAAATTTATATAATTTTTCTGTAGGTACTCCAACTAATTATTTCTTCAGGTATAATGAGCCAGATGACAGATTTGTTACCTTAGGTCTTAATACAACATCGGTTTTTGAACCGGGAGTTGGTTATGCTATTAAAGGAAAAAATACATACTCTACAACAACACCTGTTAATGAAATTTTCACTTTTAATGGTATACCAAATAATGGAAATATTAGTGTTACTTTAAGACGAAGCACAGGACTGGATAAAGGTTATAATTTAGTAGGTAATCCATATCCTTCTAACATTGCCTTCAAAGTTGTTTATAATAATGCGGGTAATAAAAATTCTATTTTTAATAAACAATGGTTTTGGACTAATTTAAATGAAATTATTAGTCAGCAAGGTTCTAATTATTCTGGAAACAATTATGCCACTTTTGTCTCTGGTGTTGGAGGTGTTGGGCCAACATATATTTCTGGTAGTATTGAAGAAATTACCTTAAGACCGTTGTCTTACACAAAAAGTAGTCAAGGTTTTTTAGTACAAGCAAGACGAAATAATGCTATATTAACTTTTACAAATTCTATGAGAGTATCTACAACTACGGGTTCTATTTTTTATAATAAATCAGAAGATGATGAACCAGAAGAGGAAATACTAAATAGATATTGGTTAAAATTTATCAATCCTGACAATATTGCAAATAATATTTTAATTGCTCATATACCAGAAGCTACAAATGATTTTGATGAAGATTATGATTCATCTCTATTTACTCTTGGTAGTGATTCATTTTATTCAGTTATTGGTACTAATAAATTACAAATTCAAGCACGTGCTTTACCAATACAAGATTCTGATGTAATCATATTAGGTTATAAAAATTCGAAACAAGGAACTTGTGTAATAGCGCTTAATGATAAGGAAGGAGTTTTCAAAGATTCTTCAAAAGCAATCTACCTGAAAGACAAGTTAACGGGTACGGTAACCAATCTACAACAAGGATACTATACGTTCACAAGCGATGTAGTAACCGTAGAAAATGAAACTAGATTTGAAATTCTATATGCTAATGATGTACTTGCTGCTGGAAATGTAACTAAAGAAGATTTGCTGGTTTATAAGCAAAATGATGCATTGATGGTTAAAAATAATTTCAATATTTTTAAAGCTGAACTATATGATGCTTCAGGAAAATTGATTACTTCGCTTTCTGGAAATAACACTAAAGAAATCAAACTAAGTACAGTTGGATTCGTGAAAGGTGTTTATATGTTGAAGATTACTTCTGAAAAAGGTATTACAACTAAGAAAGTTATCTTATAA
- a CDS encoding mechanosensitive ion channel family protein produces the protein MEYFHTVYAVLQRWYISFAELTPRLIVGILVFLFFLMTSTYLSRWSVKLFHKFFPKTKNESVVTLISVFKFLIILMGTFIALEIMGFSGFFMKFLGSLGVAGVIAGVALKDLVSSIFSGMLVSVDKAFKIGDYVTIGGNSGTVQDIGLLTTKLITDDGKKVYIPNQVIFNSPFFNITASPQRRIIFNLEIPVGEDIDKAKNVILETIKTLEHVDKADTTDVLLTDVKQGVFTLQVKFWLEIGSDFGRLKSIAIIKINETLMKEGINLVTPTSINITNVEQNPSEHKE, from the coding sequence ATGGAATATTTTCACACCGTTTATGCCGTTTTACAAAGATGGTATATCAGTTTCGCAGAACTCACACCTAGGTTGATTGTCGGGATTTTAGTTTTTCTATTCTTCCTGATGACAAGTACATATCTAAGTAGATGGTCTGTGAAGTTATTTCACAAATTTTTTCCAAAAACAAAGAATGAATCTGTAGTCACTCTCATATCGGTATTCAAATTTCTGATTATTCTGATGGGAACTTTTATCGCATTAGAAATAATGGGATTCAGCGGATTTTTTATGAAATTCCTCGGAAGTTTAGGAGTAGCGGGGGTGATTGCTGGGGTTGCTTTGAAAGACTTAGTATCAAGTATTTTCTCAGGAATGTTGGTAAGTGTTGACAAAGCCTTTAAAATAGGAGATTATGTAACGATTGGAGGTAATTCAGGAACAGTTCAAGATATTGGATTATTAACAACCAAATTGATTACTGATGATGGTAAGAAAGTTTATATTCCGAATCAGGTGATTTTTAATTCGCCGTTTTTCAATATTACAGCATCGCCGCAGCGTAGAATTATTTTTAATTTAGAAATTCCTGTTGGCGAAGATATTGATAAAGCTAAAAATGTCATTTTAGAAACAATCAAAACATTAGAACACGTTGATAAAGCTGATACAACGGATGTTCTTTTAACAGATGTCAAACAAGGCGTGTTCACATTGCAGGTCAAATTCTGGCTGGAAATAGGAAGCGATTTTGGAAGGCTGAAAAGTATCGCAATTATCAAAATCAATGAAACCCTAATGAAAGAAGGAATTAATCTTGTCACGCCAACAAGCATTAATATTACCAATGTAGAACAAAATCCATCAGAGCATAAAGAATAA
- a CDS encoding DUF423 domain-containing protein produces the protein MKNFTLIIGGIYGLLSVVLGAFGAHAFKKILSIERLESFETGVRYQMYAAFFLLIVGYILKFETSSEKWISILMIAGAFLFSVSIYFLSFQDYWGINLKFLGPITPLGGLFMIISWGMLIWYFAKTKF, from the coding sequence ATGAAAAACTTTACTCTAATAATAGGCGGAATCTACGGTTTGCTATCTGTAGTTCTTGGCGCGTTTGGTGCGCACGCCTTCAAAAAAATATTATCAATCGAAAGACTGGAAAGTTTTGAAACGGGTGTTCGTTATCAGATGTATGCGGCTTTCTTTTTGTTGATTGTCGGTTATATTTTGAAATTTGAAACCTCATCTGAAAAGTGGATTTCGATTTTGATGATTGCTGGTGCCTTCTTGTTTTCGGTAAGTATTTATTTCTTGAGTTTTCAGGATTATTGGGGCATTAATCTGAAATTTCTTGGTCCAATCACACCACTTGGAGGTTTGTTTATGATCATCTCTTGGGGAATGCTGATTTGGTATTTTGCTAAGACGAAATTCTAA
- a CDS encoding hydroxymethylglutaryl-CoA reductase, degradative, whose product MNHQPVEGFSKLSKQRKIDWLISEYLSNDRSYEQILQQYWNNDSNLQKMHDEFSENTISNFYMPYGIAPNFLIDGKLFALPMAVEESSVVAAASKAAKFWIDKGGFKTTIINTEKLGHTHFIFKTEAHKLLHFFNFKLKKKLLEATEDITKNMRNRGGGILDIKLIDKTLELEDYFQLKASFDTVDSMGANFINSCLEQFGKTLKEEVANEESFTQEEKDSLQIVMNILSNYTPDCIVRAEVSCKIEDLKDDSGISNEEFAWKFKRAVTIAEIEPYRATTHNKGIMNGVDAVVIATGNDFRATEACAHAYAARNGKYSSLTHCTTDNGIFRFWIDLPISVGVVGGLTNLHPLVKFSLALLGKPSAQELMSILAVSGLAQNFGALRSLVTTGIQKGHMKMHLFNILNQFGATEEEKQHFVTYFKDKTVSHHEVISELEKLRNK is encoded by the coding sequence ATGAACCATCAACCTGTTGAAGGATTTTCAAAACTTTCCAAACAAAGAAAAATCGATTGGCTAATCAGCGAATATCTAAGCAACGACAGAAGTTATGAGCAGATTCTGCAACAATATTGGAACAACGATTCTAATCTGCAAAAAATGCACGACGAGTTTTCTGAAAACACGATTTCCAATTTTTATATGCCATACGGAATCGCTCCCAACTTCCTAATTGACGGGAAATTATTTGCGCTTCCAATGGCAGTGGAAGAAAGTTCGGTGGTGGCAGCAGCGAGTAAAGCGGCAAAATTCTGGATTGACAAAGGTGGTTTCAAAACAACGATTATCAATACAGAAAAGCTGGGTCACACGCATTTTATTTTCAAAACTGAGGCTCATAAACTTTTGCATTTTTTCAATTTTAAACTGAAGAAAAAATTGTTGGAAGCAACGGAAGACATTACCAAAAATATGCGCAACCGTGGCGGCGGAATCCTTGACATCAAACTCATCGATAAAACTTTGGAACTGGAAGATTATTTCCAATTGAAAGCGAGTTTTGACACTGTAGATTCTATGGGCGCGAATTTCATTAATTCTTGTCTGGAACAGTTCGGGAAGACTTTGAAAGAAGAAGTTGCCAACGAAGAAAGTTTCACTCAGGAAGAAAAAGATTCGTTGCAGATTGTGATGAATATCCTTTCCAATTACACGCCAGATTGCATCGTAAGAGCTGAAGTTTCCTGCAAAATTGAAGATTTGAAAGATGACAGCGGAATTTCTAACGAAGAATTTGCGTGGAAATTCAAACGTGCTGTGACGATTGCGGAGATTGAACCTTACAGAGCAACGACGCACAACAAAGGGATTATGAATGGTGTTGATGCTGTGGTCATCGCAACAGGAAATGATTTTCGAGCGACGGAAGCTTGTGCGCACGCTTATGCTGCGAGAAACGGAAAATATTCTTCTTTGACGCACTGCACAACGGACAACGGGATTTTCAGATTTTGGATTGACTTGCCGATTTCGGTTGGTGTAGTTGGTGGTTTGACGAATCTTCATCCGTTGGTAAAATTCTCTTTGGCACTACTTGGAAAACCTTCTGCTCAGGAATTGATGAGTATTTTGGCAGTTTCCGGATTGGCGCAGAATTTTGGCGCGCTTCGTTCTTTGGTGACGACGGGAATCCAGAAAGGTCATATGAAAATGCACCTCTTCAATATCTTGAATCAGTTTGGTGCAACGGAAGAAGAAAAACAGCATTTTGTGACTTATTTCAAAGACAAAACGGTGAGTCATCACGAGGTGATTTCGGAGTTGGAAAAATTGAGAAATAAATAA
- a CDS encoding glycosyltransferase family 4 protein: MAKLFRITTVPISVEKLLGNQLTFMNQHYEVTAISSDKEYLDRVGTDLGIRTHAIGMTRQITPFHDLKSLWQMYRYIKKETPEIVHTHTPKAGLIGMLAARLAGVKIRLHTVAGLPLMEAEGLKRKVLNAVEKLTYACATKVYPNSQGLYDFIIKEKLVKAEKLKVIGNGSTNGINTSYFDPALYSHKSKQDLRKNLAIRENDFVFVFVGRLVKDKGINELVSAFRSLQPPNPPASKSSHPITLEPSPLRTLKLLLVGPFEQELDPLSDEVLQEIETNPDIYCVGYQSDVRTYFSIADALVFPSYREGFPNVVMQAGAMGLPSIVSDINGCNEIIVNKENGLIISVKNEIAIQSAMKQLSLDNQMYKRMKNNSRTMIKQRYEQKVIWELILKEYKSFL, translated from the coding sequence ATGGCAAAACTCTTCCGCATTACCACAGTTCCCATTTCTGTAGAAAAATTATTGGGCAATCAGCTTACTTTTATGAACCAACATTATGAGGTAACTGCTATTTCATCCGATAAAGAATATCTAGATAGAGTAGGAACCGATTTGGGAATAAGAACCCATGCCATCGGAATGACGCGTCAGATTACACCTTTTCATGATTTGAAATCTCTTTGGCAGATGTACAGGTACATCAAAAAAGAAACCCCCGAAATTGTACATACCCATACACCCAAGGCCGGATTAATTGGGATGCTGGCAGCCAGACTCGCAGGCGTTAAAATCCGTCTTCATACGGTGGCAGGCTTGCCATTAATGGAGGCAGAAGGTCTTAAACGAAAAGTGTTAAATGCAGTAGAAAAATTGACCTATGCTTGTGCAACAAAAGTTTATCCCAATTCTCAGGGATTATATGATTTTATTATAAAAGAGAAATTAGTCAAAGCAGAAAAACTGAAAGTAATAGGCAACGGAAGTACTAATGGTATTAATACTAGCTATTTTGATCCGGCTTTATATTCTCATAAATCCAAACAGGATTTGAGAAAAAACCTTGCTATAAGAGAGAATGATTTCGTCTTCGTATTTGTAGGAAGATTAGTTAAAGATAAAGGAATCAATGAGTTGGTTTCGGCCTTCAGATCCCTCCAGCCTCCAAATCCTCCAGCCTCCAAATCCTCGCATCCTATCACCCTTGAACCATCACCCCTCCGCACCCTTAAACTCCTTCTCGTAGGTCCGTTTGAACAAGAATTGGATCCTTTATCCGATGAGGTACTTCAAGAGATAGAAACAAATCCGGATATCTATTGCGTGGGCTATCAGAGTGACGTTCGGACATATTTTTCAATAGCAGATGCATTAGTTTTCCCAAGTTATCGGGAGGGGTTTCCTAATGTGGTTATGCAGGCGGGCGCAATGGGACTTCCATCTATAGTTAGTGATATCAATGGCTGTAATGAAATTATCGTAAATAAGGAAAATGGACTGATTATCTCTGTCAAGAATGAAATCGCAATTCAAAGCGCGATGAAACAGTTGTCATTAGATAATCAGATGTACAAAAGAATGAAAAATAACAGCAGGACTATGATTAAACAGCGTTATGAACAGAAAGTAATTTGGGAGTTGATTCTTAAAGAATATAAAAGTTTTCTCTAA
- a CDS encoding putative DNA modification/repair radical SAM protein, which produces MNFDRTKEKLEILADAAKYDVSCSSSGGKRKNNGGLGDSSASGICHTYTEDGRCVSLLKILLTNHCIYDCIYCVSRKSNDIKRAAFTVEEVVDLTISFYRRNYIEGLFLSSGIFKDADTTMERLVRVAKKLRNEHNFNGYIHLKSIPGASDILMQEAALYADRLSVNLEIPTESGLKLLAPDKNREDMLQPMRIVQKGIQQYKDEKKIIRSTPKFAPAGQSTQMIVGATNENDLQIIKVADHFYKNYGMKRVYYSGYIPVTSDNRLPAITAEVPVLRENRLYQSDWLMRFYGFKADEILDSNMPFLDLEVDPKLSWALRNLGQFPVNLQTADYKMILRIPGIGVKTAQKIVSARQFQVLSIDHLKKLGAAVNRAKYFIDFTYGNPFLKHLTDLNLRKLIIGGSQSKFQNQFSQQLTLF; this is translated from the coding sequence ATGAACTTCGACCGCACAAAAGAAAAACTGGAAATACTTGCAGACGCTGCTAAGTACGACGTTTCTTGCTCATCAAGTGGCGGTAAAAGAAAAAATAACGGTGGCTTGGGCGACAGTTCGGCAAGCGGAATTTGTCATACTTATACAGAAGACGGACGTTGTGTTTCGCTTCTCAAAATCCTTTTGACCAACCATTGCATTTACGATTGCATCTACTGCGTTTCCAGAAAATCGAATGACATCAAACGCGCCGCTTTCACAGTGGAAGAAGTGGTGGATTTGACCATCAGTTTTTACCGCCGAAATTACATCGAAGGTTTGTTTCTAAGTTCTGGGATTTTTAAAGATGCGGATACGACGATGGAACGCTTGGTTCGGGTTGCAAAAAAACTGAGAAATGAACATAACTTCAATGGTTATATTCACTTAAAATCAATTCCTGGAGCAAGTGATATTCTGATGCAGGAAGCGGCACTTTACGCTGACCGACTTTCCGTAAACCTCGAAATCCCAACCGAATCTGGATTGAAGCTTTTGGCTCCGGACAAAAACCGAGAAGATATGTTGCAACCAATGCGAATCGTTCAAAAAGGTATCCAGCAATATAAAGATGAAAAGAAAATCATCCGAAGCACTCCTAAATTTGCGCCAGCCGGACAATCAACTCAAATGATTGTTGGAGCAACTAATGAAAATGATTTGCAAATCATCAAGGTAGCTGACCATTTCTATAAGAATTACGGAATGAAACGCGTCTATTATTCGGGTTACATTCCTGTGACGTCGGACAATCGTTTGCCGGCAATCACGGCGGAAGTTCCTGTTTTGAGGGAAAATCGTTTGTATCAATCCGATTGGCTGATGCGTTTCTACGGTTTCAAAGCAGATGAGATTTTAGATTCCAATATGCCATTCCTGGATTTGGAAGTTGACCCGAAACTGAGTTGGGCTTTGAGAAACTTAGGCCAATTTCCAGTTAATCTTCAAACTGCAGATTATAAAATGATTCTTAGAATTCCTGGAATTGGTGTGAAAACGGCACAGAAAATTGTGAGTGCAAGACAATTTCAAGTTTTGAGTATTGACCATCTTAAGAAACTTGGTGCAGCGGTAAATCGAGCGAAATATTTCATTGATTTCACTTACGGAAATCCATTTTTGAAACACTTAACAGATTTGAATTTGAGAAAATTAATTATCGGTGGAAGTCAATCCAAATTTCAGAATCAGTTTTCCCAGCAGTTGACTTTGTTTTAA
- the sucC gene encoding ADP-forming succinate--CoA ligase subunit beta: protein MNLHEYQSKEILAKYGVNIQRGFVANNVDEAVAAAEKLTAETGAQGWVVKAQIHAGGRGKGGGVKFSPNMDKLKENAGNIIGMQLITPQTSAEGKKVNSVLVAEDVYYPGETETKEFYVSILLDRALGKNTIVYSTEGGMDIEHVAEVTPHLIHKEVIDPAYGLQGFQARKIAFGLGLEGNAFKEFTKFITSLYNAYVGIDASLFEINPVLKTSDNKIIAVDAKVTLDGNSLFRHKDLAELRDTREEDPLDVEAGEAGLNFVKLDGNVACMVNGAGLAMATMDIIKLSGGNPANFLDVGGTADAQRVQTAFGIILRDPNVKAILINIFGGIVRCDRVAQGVVDAYNAMGSLPVPLIVRLQGTNAVEAKKLIDEAGLPIHSAITLEEAANKVKEVLA, encoded by the coding sequence ATGAATCTTCACGAGTATCAATCAAAAGAGATTTTAGCAAAATACGGGGTTAACATCCAACGTGGTTTTGTTGCAAACAACGTAGATGAGGCAGTTGCTGCCGCTGAAAAATTAACTGCTGAAACCGGTGCACAAGGTTGGGTTGTAAAAGCTCAAATCCACGCTGGTGGACGTGGAAAAGGTGGAGGTGTTAAGTTTTCTCCGAATATGGACAAACTTAAGGAAAACGCCGGCAATATTATCGGGATGCAATTGATTACACCTCAGACATCTGCTGAAGGTAAAAAAGTAAACTCTGTATTGGTAGCAGAAGATGTATATTATCCTGGAGAAACTGAAACTAAAGAATTTTATGTTTCTATCCTTTTGGACAGAGCTTTGGGAAAAAACACTATCGTTTATTCTACTGAAGGTGGAATGGATATCGAGCACGTTGCTGAAGTAACGCCGCATTTGATTCACAAAGAAGTAATTGACCCAGCTTACGGATTACAAGGTTTCCAGGCTAGAAAAATTGCTTTCGGTCTTGGATTGGAAGGTAACGCTTTCAAAGAATTCACAAAATTCATCACTTCATTATACAACGCATACGTAGGAATTGATGCCTCTCTTTTCGAAATCAACCCGGTTTTGAAAACTTCTGACAACAAAATTATCGCTGTAGATGCTAAAGTAACTTTGGATGGTAACTCATTGTTCCGTCACAAAGATCTTGCTGAGTTAAGAGATACAAGAGAAGAAGATCCATTGGATGTTGAAGCTGGTGAAGCTGGTCTTAACTTCGTGAAGTTGGACGGAAACGTTGCTTGTATGGTAAACGGTGCTGGTCTTGCAATGGCAACTATGGATATCATCAAATTGTCTGGCGGAAATCCAGCAAACTTCCTGGACGTTGGTGGAACGGCTGATGCGCAAAGAGTTCAGACTGCTTTCGGAATTATCTTGAGAGATCCGAACGTAAAAGCAATCTTAATCAACATCTTTGGAGGAATCGTAAGATGTGATAGAGTTGCTCAAGGTGTTGTAGATGCTTACAACGCTATGGGAAGCCTTCCTGTTCCATTAATCGTAAGATTACAAGGAACCAACGCTGTAGAAGCTAAAAAACTGATTGACGAAGCTGGATTGCCAATCCACTCTGCAATTACTTTGGAAGAAGCAGCAAATAAAGTAAAAGAAGTTTTAGCTTAA